GATGTCGATGGAAAGCAGACGAAGATCGTCGGGGCGGGTTGCAAGAACGGCGGGTTCTATGTGTTCCGCGCGGAGAACGGGGAACTGCTCGCGCAGACGCCGCTCTATCTGGGGCCGCCAACTTATCCGCTGACGCCGACGCCGGATCCGCGCGTGTTGGCGCTGCCGAGCGCGATCGGCGGGTTGCAATCGGGCTGCGCGACGGATGGAACGTCGATCTTCACCAATGGCATCGACACGATTCGGCTTGGCTCGCAGGAAACGCCGGCGGCCAGCGGCGCGCCGCCGACCGGCGGGCGCGTGACCGCCGTGAGCGCGGACTTGTCGCAAGAGCTATGGCGGCATGAACGGCCGAAGGTGGCGAAAATCGGCGGGCCTGCGCCGAAGCCGAGTTATACAAACGTGGGCGACCCAGTGGCGTCGGGAATTGCGATCGCGAACGGCGTGGCGTACTTCACGACCGTGGCGAGCGGCAAGCTGGTCGCGGTGGATGCCGCGAGCGGAGAACTGTTGAAGGAAATCGAGATCGGTCCTGTGTGGAGCGGACCGTCGGTGTCGCGCGGGCGGGTGTATGTGGGTTCGGGGAATACGCTGTTCTCGCCGGGAGATTACGAGTCGTTCTTCCCGAAGCAATACACCGGGGCGATTTATTCGTTTGGTTTGCCGGGCGAGGATGAGGTGGACAAGCTCGTGGCGGGTAAGTGACGGCTGGGCCTTGCGTGGGGATTCACCATGGAGGGGAGGAAGTTTTCAGTTTTCAGTTTTCAGTCGTTCAAGTATGCGTCTTCACTGAAAACTGAACACTGAAAACTTCAATCTCTTCTCCGTGTTCTCCGTGATCTCCGTGGTGAAAGACCGGAACAGCGTCTTATTCCGCTGTCGCGAATTCATCCCGGATGAACGTTGCTGCGTTGTCCCATTGTTTGACGGCGGCGGCGAAGTCGACGGGCATGGCTTTGACGGTGCGCGGGGTTTCCACGCGAGGCTTGGTGGTGACCGCGGGGTTGAGCGGGATCTGCGCGCTGTGGCTTTCGGCGAGTTTAGCTTCGATGTCCGGTGCGAGTAGGTAATCGACGAGCCTGCGCGCGTTTTCCGGATGCGGGCAGTTTTTGATGATGGCCAGCGTGTTGGGGATGAACAGTGTACCGAGCTGGTCCGGCTCGCGGTCAGGATAGACAATCGCTACGGGTTGACCGGCTTCGAGTTCGCTGATGGCGTCGTCGGTGTCGGTGAAGCCGAACGCGAGTTGACCGGCCGCGACCGCCTGGGCGACGTGCTTGTTGCCGGCCATGATTTGGACGTCGTTGGCCTTGAGATCACGGAAGTATTGTTTGGCTTCTTCGTCGCCAAGCAGCGCGAACAAGCAAGCCGCGTGCGTGGCCGTGGTGCCGAACAGCGGCTTGGCGATGCCGACGCGGCCTTTCCATTTCGCGTCGGCGAGATCGCGATATGAGGTCGGTCGGTCGCCCTCTGGCGCCAGGTCGGCGTTGACGATCAACACGCGGGCTCGCGCGGCGAAGCCATGCCAGGTTCCGTTGGGCGAGCGCCACATTTCCGGATAACTCTCCGCTGACGGCGAGCGGTAGACCTCCAGCAGGCCTTGTTCTTCAAGACGCAGCGTGTTGAGGATCTCGTTGTTCCAGAAGACGTCGCAACGCGGCGCGGCCTGTTCGGCGATGATCGCCTGCGCGAGGCCGACCGACTTGGTGCTCTCGGTATCGAATTTGGCGAGCGCCGTGAGCCCGGCGGTGTTAGTGAATTCGTCGAGAATCGATTCCGAGAAGACCGAATCGAGCGACGTGTAAACGACGACCTCGTTGCTATCGCCCGCCGAGTTCGTGCAACCAGCGAGGGCAGCCAGGCCGACAATGGCAAACCAGGGCTTCATGGAGATACTCGTTCGACAGATGTTGCGGACAGCGCACTCATCATACGCAACGCAAGCAGGGCGAACAGCGTTGCCATCGACGGCGACATGTTCAAGCCCAGGGAAGGCCACCAACGTCGTGGGCGGCAAGATCGACTGCGAGGG
The DNA window shown above is from Planctomycetia bacterium and carries:
- a CDS encoding extracellular solute-binding protein, with translation MKPWFAIVGLAALAGCTNSAGDSNEVVVYTSLDSVFSESILDEFTNTAGLTALAKFDTESTKSVGLAQAIIAEQAAPRCDVFWNNEILNTLRLEEQGLLEVYRSPSAESYPEMWRSPNGTWHGFAARARVLIVNADLAPEGDRPTSYRDLADAKWKGRVGIAKPLFGTTATHAACLFALLGDEEAKQYFRDLKANDVQIMAGNKHVAQAVAAGQLAFGFTDTDDAISELEAGQPVAIVYPDREPDQLGTLFIPNTLAIIKNCPHPENARRLVDYLLAPDIEAKLAESHSAQIPLNPAVTTKPRVETPRTVKAMPVDFAAAVKQWDNAATFIRDEFATAE